The genomic segment atcccggatccgagcaccactcgagcagccccggttgccgcagcggaggcggcacccgtccgcgacaaggACACAGatagccaaaagaggaggcgccgcacccggagaacagagacacgcatctgaccagtctgcaccgcaccgccccctaggtgagtattataaagtgatttttacgttctacacagcggcctgggctcttatatacagcatgttagaatcctgtatataagaacccacttgtggtggccgcagcttataggccccaaatctgttgacaggttccctttaaatctatatATACTGCTACCTATATATAGTAATGTGACCAAGAAATAGCTAAACacacaacaaaaataaaaataaccgTCAGATAAACCCAGAAAAGAAATTTATCGAGCACGAATGCAACAAGCAGCCATTCCTTCGAGTTCTCCTGATCGTCCTCCTGCTGGAGATGTTGTCGGAGAGCCACGATCTCATTGAGGATACTTTGTAGGGTCTCGGGATGGTCTTTCATTGACACGGTCACGGGCGATATTTTGAAACTTCCCCCATTTTCAGAACATTTAGACAATTCATCTAGAAATAAATGTTATATCGATAaggaggtgacagaaagaaagaatAAGTCAGATTTTACATGTATGACTTCTACATCATGTACTCATGTAGAAGAGTTCATAACAAGAGAAAAAACAAAACTACCATCATAGTGGTTTATCATGTAAAGTCCTGCTGACCCATAGCCCATAATGTCATTGTGTACTGGGAGATGGATTCCGCAGATGGACGTCTTACCAAGATTGTGCCTCTTGACAAAATGATAGTGGCATTTCAGTGGTCCAACAGCAACAATCAGAGCTAGGCTGCTGTTAGAGACAGGTGCCAGCTGTATAACACAGATGGCACCTGTCCTGTATAGAAAGGGCTGAGCTCATCTTTTTCACTTCTTACAGCTGCACACTTCCTATGATGtactattaatagtgatgagcagtcactaccatgctcgggtgctcagtactggtaactagtgatgagcgggcactaccatgctcgggtgctcggtactcgtaactagtgatgagcgggcactaccatgctcgggtgctcagtactggtaactagtgatgagcggacactaccatgctcaggtgctcagtactggtaactagtgatgagcgggcactaccatgctcaggtgctcagtactggtaactagtgatgagagggcactaccatgctcgggtgctcagtactcgtaactagtgatgagcgggcactaccatgctcaagtgctcagtactggtaactagtgatgagtgggcactaccatgctcgggtgctcagtactggtaactagtgatgagcgggcactaccatgctcgggtgctcagtactcgtaactagtgatgagtgggcactaccatgctcgggtgctcagtactcgtaactagtgatgagcgggcactaacatgctcgggtgcttggtactcgtaactagtgatgagcgagcactaccatgctcaggtgctcagtactggtaactagtgatgagcgggcactaccatgctcgggtgctcagtactcgtaactagtgatgagcgggcactaccatgctcgggtgctcagtactggtaactagtgatgagcgggcactaccatgctcgggtgctcagtactcgtaactagtgatgagcgggcactacgatgctcgggtgctcggtactcgtaactagtgatgagcgggcactaccatgctcgggggctcagtactcgtaactagtgatgagcgggcactaccatgctcgggtgctcagtactcgtaactagtgatgagcgggcactaccatgctcaggtgctcagtactggtaactagtgatgagtgagcactaccatgctcggatactcggtattggtaactagtgatgagcgggcactaccatgctcgggtgctcagtactggtaactagtgatgagcgggcactaccatgctcgggtgctcagtactagtaactagtgatgagcgggcactaccatgctcaggtgctcagtactggtaactagtgatgagcaggcactaccatgctcaggtgctcggtactcgtaactagtgatgagcgggcactaccatgctcaggtgctcagtactcataactagtgatgagcgagcactaccatgctcaggtgctcagtactcgtaactagtgatgagcgggcactaccatgctcaggtgctcagtactcgtaactagtgatgagcgggcactaccatgctcaggtgctcagtactggtaactagtgatgagcgggcactaccatgctcaggtgctcggtactcgtaactagtgatgagcgggcactaccatgctcaggtgctcagtactggtaactagtgatgagcggacactaccatgctcaggtgctcagtactcgtaactagtgatgagcgggcactaccatgctcgggtgctcagtactcgtaactagtgatgagcgggcactaccatgctcaggtgctcagtactcgtaactagtgatgagcgggcactaccatgctcgggtgctcagtactggtaactagtgatgagcgggcactaccatgctcaggtgctcggtactcgtaactagtgatgagcgggcactaccatgctcaggtgctcagtactggtaactagtgatgagcgggcactaccatgctcgggtgctcagtactagtaactagtgatgagcgggcactaccatgctcaggtgctcagtactggtaactagtgatgagagggcactaccatgctcgggtgctcagtactcgtaactagtgatgagcgggcactaccatgctcaagtgctcagtactggtaactagtgatgagtgggcactaccatgctcaggtgctcagtactggtaactagtgatgagcgggcactaccatgctcgggtgctcagtactcgtaactagtgatgagcgggcactaccatgctcgggtgctcagtactcgtaactagtgatgagcgggcactaccatgctcgggtgctcagtactcgtaactagtgatgagcgggcactacgatgctcgggtgctcggtactcgtaactagtgatgagcgggcactaccatgctcgggggctcagtactcgtaactagtgatgagcgggcactaccatgctcgggtgctcagtactcgtaactagtgatgagcgggcactaccatgctcaggtgctcagtactggtaactagtgatgagtgagcactaccatgctcggatactcggtattgataactagtgatgagcgggcactaccatgctcgggtgctcagtactggtaactagtgatgagcgggcactaccatgctcgggtgctcagtactagtaactagtgatgagcgggcactaccatgctcaggtgctcagtactggtaactagtgatgagcaggcactaccatgctcaggtgctcggtactcgtaactagtgatgagcgggcactaccatgctcaggtgctcagtactcataactagtgatgagcgagcactaccatgctcaggtgctcagtactcgtaactagtgatgagcgggcactaccatgctcaggtgctcagtactcgtaactagtgatgagcaggcactaccatgctcaggtgctcagtactcgtaactagtgatgagcgggcactaccatgctcaggtgctcagtactcgtaactagtgatgagcgggcactaccatgctcaggtgctcagtacttgtaactagtgatgagtgggcactaccatgctcaggtgctcagtactggtaactagtaatgagcgggcactaccatgctcaggtgctcggtactcgtaactagtgatgagcgggcactaccatgctcaggtgctcagtactggtaactagtgatgagcgggcactaccatgctcaggtgctcagtactggtaactagtgatgagcgggcactaccatgctcaggtgctcagtactggtaactagtgatgagcgggcactaccatgctcgggtgctcagtactcgtaactagtgatgagcgggcactaccatgctcaggtgctcggtactcgtaactagtgatgagtgggcactaccatgctcaggtgctcagtactggtaactagtgatgagcggacactaccatgctcaggtgctcagtactggtaactagtgatgagcgggcactaccatgctcgagtgcttggtactcgtaactagtgatgagcgggcactaccatgctcaggtgctcagtactggtaactagtgatgagtgggcactaccatgctcaggtgctcggtactggtaactagtgatgagcgggcactaccatgctcaggtgctcggtattcgtaactagtgatgagtgggcactaccatgctcaggtgctcagtactggtaactagtgatgagcgggcactaccatgctcgggtgctcagtactcgtaactagtgatgagcgggcactaccatgctcgggtgctcagtactcgtaactagtgatgagcgggcactaccatgctcgggtgctcggtactcgtaataatgagcagttggatgtttGGACGGCATGACTTGAGCACCTGAATGGGAAatctccccattgacttccattacacttgagTACTCAAATCGCGCCCATCCGAGCGTGGAACTGCTCATTATGACCACCAaataaccgagcatggtagtgcccgctcatcaataactGTTATGTTTACTATTAGTTACTATATATCACGTAAATATGTCACGACTTACCGGTACTTGTAGTTTCCGTCTCCTGCGATGTATCAGAGGAGTGGATATTCGGTGGAAAATAACGGCTCTTATCTTTCATGCGAAGGCACGTGGTCATATTGCCCAGTATTAGTTTCTTCAACCATTTAGGAACCTTTGATTGGATATTTTTCCTATTTACTAAGCGAACTATGATAATACTTTCTGTCAAACTGATGACGAGTAGAGCCATGCAGACCAGGAAATACACCGCTAGAAGGAAAGAATGCACAACAGTAAGCAAACGCAAAATATAGAAAGAAGCCTCTACTAACACAGCAAGGTTTGTAGAGTTCATCTTTTATGTTCCATCCCCCATTTGTGGATGTGAAATATGTGTCTATAGTGGTAAAAGCCAACTTAAGAAAATATTCTACAGATTTACAGGAATTCAAGGGGATCAAAACTATCCTAAAATCTTGAAAAGGAAGATTACTACCATACAAACACCTTACAGCATTCCTCTCATTTATGAATTCTGAATAACACTATTTCtgaccattatatgacttgtatcctgcatttttcccctctgcaggctctgtctctagttttcagttgtctctgagctggtgggtggagactagctgccataatgtctcccatacacagcacacacagacatgagggactcCTGCTCACCTGTCTCTATGTAGCaaatgttcagaagcagcagcactgagcagtgtagctgtgaatacagcaCTGGAGTGAGATAAAACAGTTACTAGAAAGCAACAGCACTATCTGTGTGACGTTTTGCCTCTCCGTCTTTCTGCTTCCCTTCCTGCTTCAAAAACTTCAGCTGTACTCTGATCCCCCATGAGCTGGTAGTCCAGACTTTAGCTATTTTCAACGTGAATCATGACTTcgagaggagtggagaagtggctcataagtggagaaaatatTGATTTCCCCGATTTTATatttatagtatatactgtatatgcaataGTTTATACTATTGTTTGATGCAAAGTTGAAATGTCTGTAAGTATTTACTGATACTCTGGCTTTCCTCTGCATAATTTGATAATTTTTGCATGATAATTTGTAAGAGACTGCAATCTTCCTGGCAACCCTGCGCTACTCAATCTCCCTCCCATAGGGACGCGCTCTCactcaccaccacagccgtctctctCCGCCTCTCACACAGTGCCTCTCAGGGATAGGCTGTTTAAGGcacgctcccactaggggaggtgcctgttcaacgcaTTCAGTTCTTAGTTAATCAGTTGTGTTCTGTCTACCTAGTTGTCAGATCACTTGCCTGTCCTGACCCACTTGTTCCTGCCCATCCTATCCTGCTTATCCTGTCCTGTTCTGTTCTGTTCTtttctgtcctgcctgtacctggttccagcccTTTCtgtcctgttggcacctggttcaagTCTTATCCTGCCTGTAACTGGTTCCAGCCTGTCCTGCCCTGCTAGcatctggttccagtcctgtccttcctgtacctggttccagcccGTCCTACCCTGTTGGCATCTGGTTCCAGTCGTGTCCTTCCTGTACCTGGTTCCAGACCGTCCAGCCCTGCTGGCACCTCACTCCAGTCATGTCCTGCCTTGTTGGTACTAGTGACGGTGTCCATCCTGGCCGTGCCACCAGCCTCGCTAGTAACTCTGCCTATATGTCCAGCTTATGCTATCTGCCTCAAGCTACCCTGGGGGTCCCTGTCTACACCTGAGACTCAGCCTTGTCTCCTCCTGTGTCCCCCCTGccatgggggtcagctgccactgtCCCGATCTGGGTCTCCCTGTTGTCCAGTGAGTCCACCCTACACCTCCATCATTCCTAATCTTTTTATTTTGTCAGGAGATACATTAAATACTAGGGTAATTCAATTTTCGATGTTGGTGATACCTATTACAGAAGTTCCTTGAGGTGAGACGGGTAAGGTTTCTGAAACTATGATGAGGAAGACCGAATAACCCAAAAGGAGGGTGATCTTGAAGGAAATCCTTTCGCCACTTTGTGGAGGGAGGTAGAAGCCAATGATGTCCATGATGATGAGAAACGCGCTGGGTATGATGAGATTCACAACATAGTACATTGGATGTCTCCTGAAGCTGATCTGTATAAATAAAATACTGTTAATTAGGAAATATGCTCCTGTCGTGTGGGCGTTTCATGGCATAATATATGGCAAAATGTTTACAACTAGTCCACTGTAAAGCATGCCGATGTGAATTCATACGGGGCGGCTCCGGCCAAATATTGTGCCCAATGAAGACTATTTAAACACAGGGCATAAGTAGCAAATTAATCCCAAGTTATTACTTTAATTTGCTACAGACGGATTCTTATACTAATAATTATatgcaaattaaagggaacctgtcagcagaaattttgcactaaatctaaaagattccccctctgcagctcctgggctgccttctagcaatgttcctgttgttcttgtgccccctttctgaccaaaataaagactttgtaaagtggtacctttttgtattcagatcttgataatggtacacgggggcgggctctctggtggccgttagtctgcctcctgtcgctttaggccgtcctccatcgcgcaatttcaaagaggtgacgtgaggtaagctggccagcgcttgcgcagaacggtggaggtggCGGTGAAAGtgcgaccacgagattatgggcgggtacttgctgatgaaaatcacagcgccgcccataatctcgcgcatgcgcaacacgtcaccagcggtcacactgcacattgcagtccagcaagagtggcacggcgcatgcgcgagattatggccgcccataatctcgcgcatgcgcaacacgtcaccagcggtcacactgcacattgcagtcccgtgagagtggcacggcgcatgcgcgagattatggccgccataatctcgcgcatgcgccgtgccactctcgtgggactgtgcaatgtgcacagtgtgaccgctggtgacgtgttgcgcatgcgcaagattatgggcggcgctgtgactttcatcagcaaatacccgcccataatctcgtggtcgcgctttcaccgccacctccaccgttctgcgcaagcgctggccagcttacctcacgtcacctctttgaaattgcgcgatgggggacggcctaaggcgacaggaggcagactaacggccgccagagagcccgcccccatgtaccattatcaagatctgaatacaaaaaggtaccactttacaaagtctttattttggtcagaaagggggcacataaacaacaggaacattgctagaatgcagcccaggagctgcagagggggaatcttttaggtttagtgcaaaatttttgatgacaggttccctttaatgcaaacaAAAGAATAAACAAAAACAATAAACAAACAATAAGGAACCAAAGACTTTTGCACATCGGTGCCCATACGGCAAATAAATAAGACATCATTGGAGTCAACTCACGTAGACTTTTAGTAAACCAAATTTGTCCCAATGGTTATCCACCAGTACGTAACTGAAATCGATACTGAGAAGTTCCCATTCCCCGGCTTTGTAGAACTTTGGCATATCCGCTCTtagatcctcccatctcctccacatgGACACATTGATATGTTCAACTAGAAACGAAAGAATATACAAAACTCACACAAAGATGCAATTTCCTAAATTTGTTGCTGTAGTGTTTAAAGGGGTTTCACCCTTAAAAAAAACACCCCGACACTCCAAAAACCCTGAAAATACACAAATGTTTCTTATACCCCAGTAGCCATCCGTTTCGTTGCGCCTAAAGGAGCAGAAAtacatatcgtatttttcggattataagatgcacttttcctccccaaaaaattggagaaaaatgaggggtgagtcttataatccgaatgtagcttaccggggaaggtgaagaggggtcacaggaggtaggggtgaTGCTGCGGGCCACGGGCGCTGTGCTGGGCGCTCTACTGCAGGCTGTGAGGGAAGCGTCACCATTCTGAAAacgtcggcagtgcgggcttcaaataatggagtCGATAGAGCTCTCAGTTCCTGATCTCATCTGCGCATATGCTGCCTCTGGTCCATTGAGTCCCTGCAGTGGACTTAAGGcaaatggtgcccagaggtggcacgtgtgcagatgagatctcagcttgtcattgagttgAGAGGTCCATCTACGCATGcgctgactctgggcaccatttctttgaagcccatatTGCCGACAGCTTCtaaatgctcctcctgcctcacagcgcctgCAGCGAGCATCCGGGACACACACTGCatcgcctgcagcatcgccccactctaccaccgcccctgcctcttttgaccccactccaccaccactgctgcccccccctTTAATaacacaccactggattataagacagccctcatatttttttttgtccttttttttcctggggtgcatcttataatccggtgcgtcttataaaacgaaaag from the Anomaloglossus baeobatrachus isolate aAnoBae1 chromosome 11, aAnoBae1.hap1, whole genome shotgun sequence genome contains:
- the LOC142256358 gene encoding 5-hydroxytryptamine receptor 3A-like isoform X1, whose protein sequence is MEQSWSQRSVFCLLLLTTCSAAANIKVKYQSTKHRNLTQVRLLHSLLDGYEKDLRPVKNWKQGMMVYIDITLYSILGVDEKDQMLSIYCVYNRFWMDEFLTWDPLEYDNISLLSFPTEEIWMPDVQINEYLESEKATEHNFVYVNYTGLVNYQKAFRLTAMCRFSIYYFPFDQHNCTLSFQSQLHAVEHINVSMWRRWEDLRADMPKFYKAGEWELLSIDFSYVLVDNHWDKFGLLKVYISFRRHPMYYVVNLIIPSAFLIIMDIIGFYLPPQSGERISFKITLLLGYSVFLIIVSETLPVSPQGTSVIAVYFLVCMALLVISLTESIIIVRLVNRKNIQSKVPKWLKKLILGNMTTCLRMKDKSRYFPPNIHSSDTSQETETTSTDELSKCSENGGSFKISPVTVSMKDHPETLQSILNEIVALRQHLQQEDDQENSKEWLLVAFVLDKFLFWVYLTVIFIFVVCLAISWSHYYI
- the LOC142256358 gene encoding 5-hydroxytryptamine receptor 3A-like isoform X2, which encodes MEQSWSQRSVFCLLLLTTCSAANIKVKYQSTKHRNLTQVRLLHSLLDGYEKDLRPVKNWKQGMMVYIDITLYSILGVDEKDQMLSIYCVYNRFWMDEFLTWDPLEYDNISLLSFPTEEIWMPDVQINEYLESEKATEHNFVYVNYTGLVNYQKAFRLTAMCRFSIYYFPFDQHNCTLSFQSQLHAVEHINVSMWRRWEDLRADMPKFYKAGEWELLSIDFSYVLVDNHWDKFGLLKVYISFRRHPMYYVVNLIIPSAFLIIMDIIGFYLPPQSGERISFKITLLLGYSVFLIIVSETLPVSPQGTSVIAVYFLVCMALLVISLTESIIIVRLVNRKNIQSKVPKWLKKLILGNMTTCLRMKDKSRYFPPNIHSSDTSQETETTSTDELSKCSENGGSFKISPVTVSMKDHPETLQSILNEIVALRQHLQQEDDQENSKEWLLVAFVLDKFLFWVYLTVIFIFVVCLAISWSHYYI